TATGCACCAACATCAAACTGCAACAAGTTGGTGATTTGGTTGGTTTCAATTGGTTCaattccttcaaaaaaaaatccacttcAGATCACTAGCAGTTTGTCGCCGAGCTCCTTGCGGTAAAAGTGAATGAGACCTGCGCTGTCGATCATTTGCAGCTTATCCTTTAGTATCTTTGTGTAGTGGTCATCCCTGTCCTCCAAGCTTCTCATCAACTCAACCTGATAACCAGAAACAATTCAATGGTATCAGAAACTGTGTGCCCCAACGAGCAATTTCCAGAATAAGGAAGGGCAAGAATAATTCATCAACAATAGAAGTTGTACGGAACCCACCTGTCTCTGGAATGACTCAAATTCGTCGAAGCTCAGGGATCCGTCACTGTTTGCATCAAGGAGATGCATTAGCTCCATAGCATCCTTGTCCCCGGCACCAAGATCTTCCATCACCTCTGTGAGCTCCTCTATGCTGATCCTCCCATCCCCATTTTTATCTAGCAGGCAGAAAGCCTGGTTCTTGCATTCACCGCCCTGAGAATCACTAGCTGGGAGGTCTCGAAGGCGCAGAGCTGCCAACTCTGCCGCGGCCAACATAATAGCCTTGAGCCTTTTAgcctgagaaaaaaaaaatcaaggaaTGCTGATTCTTAGTCATGCCCCCCAAAAATTCTTTCAGCTTAGTCTAAAAAAGGTATAAAAATATTGTTCCAGCATTACATGATAAAATCTCTTTGATCAACCATCAGTAGACAAGTGTATCAATTTGCAACATAAACAAAACCTGGTCATTACCATCTAGGTTGTGAGCTCTGAACTAACTGTTTATGGCCCAATGACAAACTTGGTAAGAAGCCTCATATGCAAGATCTATTTTAGGCAAACCTTGGAGGAAGTAGCATTAAATATAACTCAACAAGTCTGTAGATTTTTTTGGTTCACTGGTTACAGCAAAATACTTATCTAGTATGTTCGAAAGCTACTTCCAGTGTGCCTTATAAAATCCAAAGGTTGTCTGTACTGGAAAAGTGGAAAGGAATGAACAGAATGAGAATTAGGCAGATGTGGCACCTCTCCAGGATCAGTAAGACCACCCTTGTAGAGAGAGTGAGACGCTTCTCCACCAATGGCAATTATGTGCATCTCCTTGGTGCGTATTTGTATCTCCATTAGTGGCCTTGTCTTTCCAGGTTCACTTACATCGATTGCCACATGCAGGCTTTGATAGCCATTTCTTTTTGGCCGTGTGACATAGTCCTTTGTCCTACCTGGTACTTCCTTCCAAAGAGTTCGAATGATTTCATGTGTCCTGTAACAGGCCCTGGGGCCCCAGTCGCATGATCCAACATCACATCGAGGGTCCAAGATTACCCGTAAACCAAGTATGTCATTTACTTCTTCTGGTTTCCGACCATCTTTTACTAACTTCTTCATAGTACTGAAACGGCTTTTGTACCGCCCTTCGACTGATATGTCCTGCACAATCTTGTTCAGCTCGTCATCAGATTTCAGTGCCTGAATCAACTGCTCCTTGTAGGCTTTTATCAAGAACTTGCACTCGGCTTCTCGGTTCCTCAACCATTGATCGACATGGTCATATGAATGAGGAAACAAGTACCGAAATGAAAGATCCTCTAACTCCAGTGATAGATCGCCCGCCCCAACAGCATGGGCAAGTGGGGCATATATCTTCATTACTTCAAGAGATTTTATCCTCTGAAGATGCTTGGGGAGGTACTCAAGGTGTCGCATCGTGTCGAGCTTCAGAGCAAGCTCCAAGATTACCGCACGGATGTCGTAGTACGAAAGAAAGAACTTTCTCAACGCGCTCACACTTTCATCGTTCAAGATGTCAACCTTCGAAGGAGCAAGCTTAAGCCTTAAGCTCTCGTGCAGTAAGTCAGCTATGCCAGTCCCAATTTGCTCTTTTACATCACTCATGTTTATAGCTCCCGCATCAAGCGCTTTCCTCAGTATGCCGGCTGAAATAACTTCCGCGTCCATCTGCCATCATGCATACAACAACAATGGGAAAGCCCTGTTAAACATGAGATCTTAAGAGCAGATGAATAAACGAAAATAATGCTTAACTgcattatgaaaaaaaaaacagtgcgAATCTCTTATGAATCACCATAACCTTATAGGAAAATGGAGGTGATCAGAAATtggtaaaacaaaaaatcaacCAGGGATCAGTAGTCCGAGATAAACACTGACCATCAGTACTGTCAGTTCAATTATTACAATGATGCCCTCTAATCATGGTAGGAAATACGAATGAGCAATCAAATGGAAAGCATGATCCAAACAATAGCATTCCCTGACATAAAACTGGAGATGAACAGAGGTGGCGGTGCTATAGGGTCGCGGGCTCGGTAAGTACCTGGAGGTCGGCGAGGGTCGCGGCCACGGCGAGGGCTCGCGAGAGGGCCCGgccgccatcgccatcgccgccgccgcggagggcGGGGAGGGCCAGCTTGAGCGcgcggaagaggaggcgcgacGAGGAGGTGGTCGCCAGCCCCTCCCCCATCCGCCCCGTCAGCTCGTTGAACGTGCCCACCAGCTCCGCCACCAGCCGCCCTCCCCCCTCCGCCGGGGTccatgacgacgacgaggaggtggACGGGGCTGAGGAGGAAGTGGAAGCGGCAGAGGCGGGGAGGCGCAGGCGGTGAAGGCGAAGCGGGCTGGGGCTggggcgcgggcgcaggccGAGGCGGTgctggtggccgccggcgggga
The Brachypodium distachyon strain Bd21 chromosome 2, Brachypodium_distachyon_v3.0, whole genome shotgun sequence genome window above contains:
- the LOC100831036 gene encoding probable GTP diphosphokinase CRSH1, chloroplastic gives rise to the protein MATAAAAVPAGGHQHRLGLRPRPSPSPLRLHRLRLPASAASTSSSAPSTSSSSSWTPAEGGGRLVAELVGTFNELTGRMGEGLATTSSSRLLFRALKLALPALRGGGDGDGGRALSRALAVAATLADLQMDAEVISAGILRKALDAGAINMSDVKEQIGTGIADLLHESLRLKLAPSKVDILNDESVSALRKFFLSYYDIRAVILELALKLDTMRHLEYLPKHLQRIKSLEVMKIYAPLAHAVGAGDLSLELEDLSFRYLFPHSYDHVDQWLRNREAECKFLIKAYKEQLIQALKSDDELNKIVQDISVEGRYKSRFSTMKKLVKDGRKPEEVNDILGLRVILDPRCDVGSCDWGPRACYRTHEIIRTLWKEVPGRTKDYVTRPKRNGYQSLHVAIDVSEPGKTRPLMEIQIRTKEMHIIAIGGEASHSLYKGGLTDPGEAKRLKAIMLAAAELAALRLRDLPASDSQGGECKNQAFCLLDKNGDGRISIEELTEVMEDLGAGDKDAMELMHLLDANSDGSLSFDEFESFQRQVELMRSLEDRDDHYTKILKDKLQMIDSAGLIHFYRKELGDKLLVI